The genomic interval GGCGGGCTTGCGGCAAGTCGTGCAGCCTATATCGGCGGCTGTACGGCCACTTCCAACGTGCTGGCCGGCAAACTTTTTGACATTCCGGTGCGAGGTACACATGCGCACAGTTGGGTTATGTCGTTCCCCGACGAAAAAACGGCGTTTAATGCCTACGCCAAAGCCATGCCCAACAACTGCGTATTTCTGGTTGATACTTACGATACACTTGAAGGCGTTAAACATGCCATAGAGGTAGGTAAGGAGTTGAAAGCGCAAGGCTACCATCTGGCAGGTATCCGCTTAGATTCGGGCGACCTTGCTTACCTGAGCATCAAAGCGCGCCAAATGCTGGACGATGCAGGCTTTATAGACACTAACATTGTGGCCAGCAACGATTTGGACGAAAATATTGTTACCAGCCTTAAACAGCAGGAAGCCAAAGTGAACGTATGGGGTATCGGCACCAAACTCGTTACGGCTTTTGACCAACCCGCACTTGGCGGCGTGTATAAAATTACAGCCATCAAAAACGAACACGGGCAGTGGGACTACAAGCTCAAACTTTCCGAACAGGCCATTAAAATATCTAACCCCGGCCTGTTGCAGGTGCAAAGGTTTTACGATGACGACGGCCTCTGCGCGGCAGACATGATTTACGATGAAGAAAGTTTCCATCCTGAGCAACAACAACAAGCCACGATTGTAGACCCCTTAGACCTTACACGGCGCAAAATTGTGCATGTAGAAAGCAAGCACCTGTTGCTGCTGAAACCTATCTTCAAGAACGGCCGCAAGTGCTACGAATCACCTGATATTCATAGTATTAGGGCATATGCAAAGCAGCAATTGGAAACACTTCACCCGACCATCCGCCGCTTTACCAACCCGCATCAGTACCCCGTCGGGTTAGAAAAAGGCTTGTATGAACTGAAAACCAATCTAATTTTGAAGTTGCGTCATTTAGCATAAAAACTCATGGAAAATCCTGTTATTATTTTTGGAGCAAGCGGCATAGGCCGAGTGGCATTAGATATTTTTCAAAGCAACGATATCATTGTTTACTGCCTGTTGGATGATGACACCAAACTGCACGGGCAAGAAATCAACGCGGTCAGCGTTGCCGGTGCAACAGACAACGAAGAGTACATCCGCATGATTGGGGACAAGTGCGAGGCATTTATTGCCACCGACGACAACAGGCTGCGCAAGTCGCTGGTGAAAACATTAGTGGACAAACGCAAAAAAATGCCTGTCAATGCGATTCATCAACAGGCATTTATAGAAACCTCTGCAACTATCGGGCACGGCAATTTGATTGCCATGCGTGCATCCGTGGGAAGTTTCGTACAAATAGGCAGCCACTGCATCATCAACGCGGGCGCAGTGATAGACTATCAAACCACTATCGGCGATTTTGTACAAATAGGAGCAGGAAGCATCATCAACGGCAACGTAACAATCAAAGATGGTGCATTTATCGGCTCCGGCGTTACGATTGTTTCAGGAGTTACCATCGGTAAAAATGCACGCATCGGGGCGGGTTCGGTAGTTATTGGCAACGTTGCCGATGGGGAAACCGTATTTGGCGTACCTGCTCAAAAAGTATAAGGTTATTTTTTTTCGGGATAGAATGCTACATCGTCAAAAACGGCTACACCGCTTCCATAATAGCCGTCGGCTGAGTGTACGCCAAACCCGATGCGATATTTACCCGGTTTGAGATTAATCATATAGGTAATGGTGTTGCCGGTAGCAAGGTCGTTGTTAATGTGTCTGCCGGCACCGCCGTAATTTTCCACAAAGCCATTGCTGTAAAGTTTCAACACTTCTTTGTCCAAAATAAATACGGGGTAATCGCCCGCGCCTGTGTCGCCCAACGAAGCATAGCTTAACAGTTTAAAGGTCAGCGTTCCTGTTCTACCGACTTCTATATCCTGATAGGCATACACTGTTGAAGGAGTTGTATTGGGCACTGCATCGTCATCGTCTTTATTGGGGCCTGAGACAATCAGTTGGCCGGTAACAATTTCTACTTTACCATTGCCTACTATATGATTGAACCATCCTTTATTGGAATCAAATTTTCCATTTTCTATAACCATGCCACCAGCTTGCGCTTGCGCCAGCAAACGCGAGCTTACCAACAAAACAACAACGAGTGTAAATGTATACTTCATCATACCATCAGAAAAATTGAACTGGTTATACAGTAGTGTAACGAACAAATTTCTATGCAATTGCTTCCAAAAGTAATACTTTTGCATAAAAAAAGGCAAATTGAAAACAAAGGCTTTTTCAAAGAAGAAAGATAAGATTAACATTGTAACGCTGGGTTGCTCTAAAAATTTGGTAGATTCTGAAGTTTTATTAACCCAACTTCGGGGAAATCAATTAGATGCAACACATGAATCGAGCAACGATGACGCTAATGTTATCATTATTAACACTTGCGGCTTTATCGACCGCGCCAAACAGGAGTCTATCGATACCATCCTGCGCTATGCAGAAGCAAAAAATGACGGACTCATTGACAAATTGTATGTAACAGGCTGTCTTTCACAGCGCTATAAAGACCAACTCGAAGAAGAAATTCCGGAAGTAGATGCATATTTCGGCACGATGGAATTGCCCATGCTGCTGAAGCGCTTCAATGCAGACTATAAACACGAGTTGCTTGGCGAAAGGCTGACCACCACTGCCCGCCACTATGCCTACCTGAAAATATCGGAAGGTTGCGACCGCCCCTGCTCATTTTGTGCCATTCCGCTGATGCGAGGCAAACATGTTTCCAAACCTATGGAACAAATTGTGCAGGAAGCCGCCAATCTGGCCAAAAACGGAACGAAAGAAATTATCCTCATCGCTCAGGATTTGACTTATTACGGCCTTGACTTGTATAAAAAACGAGAACTCGCCGACCTGCTGCGCCGTCTGTCAGACTTGAACGGCATCGACTGGATTCGTTTGCAATATGCCTACCCCTCGGGTTTTCCATTGGAGATTCTGGATGTGATGGCAGAGCGGGAAAATATTTGCAAATATTTGGATATGCCGCTGCAACACGGGTCTTCCGAAATGCTGAAAATCATGCGTCGTGGCATTACCCGTGAAAAAACCGAAGACCTGATTCACACCATCCGCGATAAAGTGCCGGGAATTGCCCTGCGTACCACACTAATTGCCGGGCATCCGGGCGAAACAGAAGCGCACTTTGAAGAAATGGCGGACTTTGTGGAAAGAATGCGCTTTGACCGACTGGGTATATTTACCTATTCGCACGAAGACCAGACGCACTCTTTCACCATGCCCGACGATATCCCGCAGGAAGTGAAGGAAGAACGCGCCGCACAAATCATGGAAATCCAACAACAAATCAGCCATGAGTTGAACATGGAAAAGATCGGCCAAACTTTCAAAGTGCTGTTTGACCGCAAAGAAGGAGGCTATTTTATCGGGCGCACCCAGTACGACTCGCCGGAAGTGGACAACGAAGTGCTGGTAGATGCCCAAGCAAACTATGTCCGCCTTGGCGATTTTGCACCTGTAACCATTACCTCTGCTGCCGAGTTTGACTTGTTCGGCACAGTTGCTGTCTGATAATCATGGAACAGTCCAATAAAAGAACCGAACTTGCTGCCATCGGTGAGTTCGGATTGATTGACCGCATTAAGTCGGGAGTAACCCTGCAAAACAAGAGCAGCATTCTGGGCATCGGAGACGATGCTGCTATTATTGACATCGGCAATGGTTTCTGTCAGGTAATTTCTACCGATTTGCTTGCCGAAGGTATCCATTTTGACCTCTCATTTACACCTTTGCAGCATTTAGGCTACAAGGCGGTTTCGGTGAATGTGTCGGATATTGCGGCTATGAACGCACGCCCCGAACAGATTGTGGTCAGCATAGCATTGAGCAACCGATTTTCGGTAGAAGCCGTTGATGCACTTTATGAAGGCATCATGACAGCCTGCAAAGACTATAAAGTGGACTTGGTAGGTGGTGATACCACAAGCTCACGCAGCGGATTGGTGATTTCCATTACTGCCGTCGGTCGTGCGCCGAAAGAAAAAATCGCTTGTCGCCATACCGCCAAAAAAGGCGATATTATTTGCGTATCGGGCGATTTGGGCGGAGCTTACGTAGGTTTGCAATTACTGCTGCGCGAAAAAGCGGAGTTTTCCGCTAACCCGAACATGCAGCCGCAATTAGAGCCGTTTGCCTACGTAGTCGGCAGGCAGTTGCGCCCCGTTGCCAAAACTTCACTGATTTATGAGTTGGCAGATTTGGGCGTTGTCCCTACGGCAATGATTGACATTTCCGACGGGCTGGCATCTGAACTGCTGCACATTGCCAAAGGCAGTCGTTTGGGTGCAGTTATCTACGAAGACAAAATACCCATTGACCGCCAAACTTACGATGTGGCCGTCAATGAGTTTAAACTCATCCCTTCGGTTTGCGCACTGAACGGCGGCGAAGACTATGAACTGCTCTTCACCATTGCGCAGGAAGACTATGAGAAAATCAAGCTGCACGATGATATTTCATTCATCGGCTACATGACCGATGCATCTGAAGGCTGCCAGATGATAACACGGGCAGGACAAAAAGTACCTGTTACAGCACAAGGCTGGAAGCATTTTTAGCCGAAATACAACTGAAAAAGCGCCATGGATACACAAGGCGCTTTTTTTAATTATGCATTTATTTCACTTTGCAAGGCTTCATCCATTGTTTCGCAGTAACGGATGTCAAAATCTTCAAAGCGAAATTCGGGATGTTCTTTCAAAATATTTTTACGGGCAATTTCAACGGCTTTGCGAAAGAAGGCATCATCCGGCAACAACTTGCGGTAAGCAACCAAGCCATACTGCTTCATTTCCTGCTTCCACTCAACATGATACCATACCATAGATGCCTGATGAAACACTTTAAGGTTACGCTTGTCAAGAATCATTTTTTGCATAGGATTAGCCTTTATATAGTCGCCAATCTGGACAAAAATGTCTTGAAAATCTTTCATCGGTACATAATCGGTTTTAAGTGTGCACACCACAGTTGAAATGTCTGTATGTGCAACTACTTGCGCGTATTTATTATCTGCGAGTATCTGTTGCATGAGAAAAAAATTACGGGTTTAGCCACAAAATTACACTTTATTTTGCCTAATACAGACTTCACTTTCTGGCTAAATAAGATGGTTTGCTTACGCTGTAACTTTAGTAGCAATATCGTAAGAAGCGGCAGTACAACATTTAATCACATATTGGACAGAATCCCACTATATGGTTAATTGCAGGATTCTGTCGCAACCATGTGATCAAAAAACTATTCCTTCATCACACGCAATACAAGCGATTGCGTATCCGAAACAATCTTCATCAGGTATAATCCCGTCGGCAGGTGTCCGAAGTCAAACTCGCGGGTGAAATCTTTGGCTTGTACCTCAAAGGTTTCACTGACGGGTACGCCGCGCAGGTCGTAGAACTGAATCTGAACGTTGGCTTCATCACCCATTTTTACATCCAGCGTAAACTTGCCGCGTGCAGGATTGGGGAATACTCGCGCCTCTACAATGCCTTTGAACGCGGCACTCGGCGGTGCGCCCTGTGCCAGCCCGTCGTTGGGCAGCCTGCCGCCCTGCCGCTTCACGTTGATGCGCTTGGTGCGGGTATGCTCGCAAACGCCGTTGCTTACTTTGAGCGTTACGTCAAACGTTCCTTCGCGGGCGTAGCTGTGCACGGGGTTTTGCGCAGTGCTTTTGTTGCCGTCGCCGAAATCCCACTCGTGGCGGTTGGGCGCGGGATGCGATACGTTGATAAACTGCACCTGCTCCCCTACTCCAACCTCGCTTTGCGACAAGAACTGCGCCTCTATGCTCTGCGGATTGCGGATGATATTAACGGTGCGAACGGTGGTACAGCCTTTATTGCTGACGGCGGTCAGGGTGTATCTGCCTGTTTGCGTGATAGTTACCTTGTTGCCGCTCGCCGTGAAGTTGCCGCCTTCGCGTGTCCATGTATAGCGAACGTCCGCCTGTGCGTTGATTTCCAACTCCAAGCTGTTACCTTCGCAAAGTTGCTGTTCCTGAGGCAGTTGGACTTGCGGTAGCGGGTTTACCTTCACCTCTACCTCATCAGTTGCCGTACATTGCCCGTTGCGAACACGCACGCGATAGACACCTGCCCGCGAAACGGTAATGGTGCGCGTGGTTTCGCCCGTGCTCCATTCGTAGCTCATGCCCGGGTTACCCGCGTCTAAGGTTACGGTTTCGCCCTCGCAAATTTCGCGGTCATCGCCCAAATTGACCTCCAACGGCGGTTCTTCTATCGTGATATTAACCGAAGCGGTTGCCTCGCAGAAACCTTCGCGCATAACGGTTACGGTGTAGATGCCGGAACGGCTCACGCGCAGGGTTTGCCCCGTAGAACCATCCGACCAGCGGAAGCGTGCACCTGCATTGCCTGCATTGAGCGTTACGGGCGTACAAGACACCTGATTAGCCCCCAAATCTACGGTGAGTTTGGGGCGGGTACGCACGATGAAATCTTTCACGCGCACGCAGCCCTCGGCATCGGTCATTTCTACGCGATAACTGCCTGCCTGACGAACGCTGATGCTGCGCACGGTTGCACCCGTGCTCCAACGGTAGATTTGCGCCGCATCGGCTTCCAAAGTTTCGGTATCGCCTTCGCAAAGGGTCAGCTCGGCAACGGGCAGCGTTTCAGGCTCGCGGATGGTAACGGTTACGGAACTTTGCGCTTCGCAAAAGCCCTCGCGCATGACCGTTACGGTGTAAGTGCCGGAACGACTCACGCGCAGGGTTTGCCCCGCAGAACCGTCCGACCAGCGGAAACGTGCACCCGCATTGCCCGCATCCAATACAACGGGTTGGCAAGAGGTGCGGTTTTGTCCTAAATCTACGCTCAGGCGCGGTTTTACATTCAGGCGGATTTCATGGCGGCTTGTGCAGCCTTGCGGCGTAGTGATTTGCACGACATAAACGCCTGCCGTGCGTGCCTGAATGGTTTGCGTAGTTGCGCCCGTGCTCCACAAGTAGCGGCTGCCTGCGTTGCCCGCATCCAATACGGCAGTTTCATCGCCGCAAATTTCCATCTGATTTTCAGGCACTTTTACCTCTTCGGCAAAATTCACTCTCACCGAACGGCGGATGGTGCAGCCGTCTTTGCTGACTTCTACCCAATACGTGCCGCTGCGGCGAACCGTCAGCGTGCGTGCGGCAGAACCGTCCGACCAGCGAAAAGTTGTACCCGGGGCAAAGTTGCGTGCATCCAATACCTCTACCTCGCCAAAGCATTTGTTGATTTCTTCGGGAAACTCAAACGGTTCAGGACCTCCTACGGCAACATCCACCCACGACTCGGCAGAGCAACCGTCTTGGCTGAAAACGGTCAGCATATAGCGCCCGGGTTTGTCCACTTCTATGGCGCGGGTTGTCTCACCCGTGCTCCACAAATAACGCACGGCATTCTGGTTGATGGCAGGCTGCAAGGTCAGCTTTTCGCCGCGGCAGAGGATTTCACGCGACTTAGGAAACTGTAAAAACGGTTGCTTTTTGATGCGGATGAAAACTTCGTCCGTCCGCTGACAGCCACCACCGTCGGTAACGGTTACGGAATATGTGCCTGTTTCGGTTACGCGGATGAAGCGCGTGGTTGCACCCGTGTTCCACAAGTAAGTGCTGCCCGAATTGCCCGCGTCTAAGAATGTTTCGCCGCAAGCCTCACGGTCGGCACCCAAGTTGAGATTAATGGTTGAGAGCAATTGCACATCTACGGTTTCGGTGATTTGGCAGCCCGCGGGCGAAGTAACCGTAACGCTGTAAATGCCCGAAGCAGTTACGTTGATGGTGCGCGTGGTTGCGCCCGTACTCCACAAATAGGTGCTGCCCGGATTTTCGGCATCTAAGGTAAGGTTTGCCGCACACGTGCCAATTACACCGCCAAAACTCAACACGGGTTTAGGATGGATAACCACATTTTGCGTGAACACGTCCATACAGCCAAAGCCGTTGGTTGCCGTCAGCATAACGGTGTAAGTGCCTGCCGTTGCATAGGTCTTCACGGGCGATTCGTCGGTTGAAGTATCACCGTCGCCGAAGTCCCACACATAAGTCGTTCCTGCGGCAAAGGTGTTGGTCGTATTGGTGAACGCAATGGCTTCGGTTTCGCAGCGCAAGGCAGGCACGGTAAAGGCTGCCGCAGGGCGCGGATGAACGGTGATGTTTTGTGCAGTCTGATGCGTACAGCCGTTGATGTCGGTAACGGTCAGGGTTACGGTAAACGTTCCGAAGGCAGCGTAGGTATGCGTGGCATCGTCGTTGCCGCCCAGCGTTACCACAGGCGAACCGTCGCCAAAATCCCACACCGAACTAACCAATGCGTGAACGCCTGTGGAAGTATTAGTAAGGGTCAGCGGACTGTCTTTGCAAATGTTGGCAGCCGTAAAAGCAGCGGTAGGCAGCGGATGCACGGTAAAATTTTGCGTGAAGCTGTGCGTACATCCCGTATTGGAAACAACGGTCAGCGTTACGGGATATGTGCCCGCCAATGCGTACACATGCGTTACGTCGTCCATTGTGTTTGCACCCGTCAGAACGACTAAGGGCGAACCA from Rhodoflexus caldus carries:
- the rimO gene encoding 30S ribosomal protein S12 methylthiotransferase RimO — translated: MKTKAFSKKKDKINIVTLGCSKNLVDSEVLLTQLRGNQLDATHESSNDDANVIIINTCGFIDRAKQESIDTILRYAEAKNDGLIDKLYVTGCLSQRYKDQLEEEIPEVDAYFGTMELPMLLKRFNADYKHELLGERLTTTARHYAYLKISEGCDRPCSFCAIPLMRGKHVSKPMEQIVQEAANLAKNGTKEIILIAQDLTYYGLDLYKKRELADLLRRLSDLNGIDWIRLQYAYPSGFPLEILDVMAERENICKYLDMPLQHGSSEMLKIMRRGITREKTEDLIHTIRDKVPGIALRTTLIAGHPGETEAHFEEMADFVERMRFDRLGIFTYSHEDQTHSFTMPDDIPQEVKEERAAQIMEIQQQISHELNMEKIGQTFKVLFDRKEGGYFIGRTQYDSPEVDNEVLVDAQANYVRLGDFAPVTITSAAEFDLFGTVAV
- a CDS encoding nicotinate phosphoribosyltransferase, whose protein sequence is MKNLQNKIYNGSLTLLTDLYQITMAYGYWKSQMTEREAVFNLFFRKNPFNGGYTIAGGLSYAIDFLENFHFDDSDIAYLATLTGADGKPLFEQGFLDYLAQMHFTCDVDAIPEGTVVFPQEPLLRIKGPLIQGQLVETALLNIINFQSLIATKAARVCQAANGEPVLEFGLRRAQGIDGGLAASRAAYIGGCTATSNVLAGKLFDIPVRGTHAHSWVMSFPDEKTAFNAYAKAMPNNCVFLVDTYDTLEGVKHAIEVGKELKAQGYHLAGIRLDSGDLAYLSIKARQMLDDAGFIDTNIVASNDLDENIVTSLKQQEAKVNVWGIGTKLVTAFDQPALGGVYKITAIKNEHGQWDYKLKLSEQAIKISNPGLLQVQRFYDDDGLCAADMIYDEESFHPEQQQQATIVDPLDLTRRKIVHVESKHLLLLKPIFKNGRKCYESPDIHSIRAYAKQQLETLHPTIRRFTNPHQYPVGLEKGLYELKTNLILKLRHLA
- the thiL gene encoding thiamine-phosphate kinase → MEQSNKRTELAAIGEFGLIDRIKSGVTLQNKSSILGIGDDAAIIDIGNGFCQVISTDLLAEGIHFDLSFTPLQHLGYKAVSVNVSDIAAMNARPEQIVVSIALSNRFSVEAVDALYEGIMTACKDYKVDLVGGDTTSSRSGLVISITAVGRAPKEKIACRHTAKKGDIICVSGDLGGAYVGLQLLLREKAEFSANPNMQPQLEPFAYVVGRQLRPVAKTSLIYELADLGVVPTAMIDISDGLASELLHIAKGSRLGAVIYEDKIPIDRQTYDVAVNEFKLIPSVCALNGGEDYELLFTIAQEDYEKIKLHDDISFIGYMTDASEGCQMITRAGQKVPVTAQGWKHF
- a CDS encoding NeuD/PglB/VioB family sugar acetyltransferase, with the translated sequence MENPVIIFGASGIGRVALDIFQSNDIIVYCLLDDDTKLHGQEINAVSVAGATDNEEYIRMIGDKCEAFIATDDNRLRKSLVKTLVDKRKKMPVNAIHQQAFIETSATIGHGNLIAMRASVGSFVQIGSHCIINAGAVIDYQTTIGDFVQIGAGSIINGNVTIKDGAFIGSGVTIVSGVTIGKNARIGAGSVVIGNVADGETVFGVPAQKV
- a CDS encoding PKD domain-containing protein encodes the protein MSIRSLRHWGWLWLLLLSAPPLFAQLIHNRTNITVRNGALLHVNGDFQNAANGTTAIDAGATLRVTGSFTNLNTATVPSTGLLSLGGNLSHQATNGLFPTEGTVLLNGAANQLLSATVQNINFFRLDLNKPSGEVTLGRAIDLRNRLSFNGGRLNLSGFDLNLLNFVSGSDEGGFLDNENNFSRAYGNGLLRMTLPAFAPNNIMLNLRGTGLGITTGGANMGTTQIWRGHTAFANAADGSIARYFGFNAANAANAQVRLGYVDDEVAGNENNYALFVSPDGGATFQNFGGTPNAASNFLESTAAAPIGNNTILTLADANCANAPRLADNPDAATPTTSATTGQTVEIYVIQGNPLTLRVYNDVAADGNGANLIDARWSGAFVSHTLPTLNLVQTHAVNTATVGRFLYTITLTNARGCTNSRTYAVNVFPRFTPDFTATNACTGGNHDFATANLNTALTADLTAAGYSAVYTVEWDFIGAGSSPQIRTLTDQASDADTHNRSYTTAGVYNVRLRLTAKYRSGGVDRITYTDETVKAVEARPLPVPDFNFTEVCAGTASNFTVTGTPITSPLSFPSATPSGMPVSIATSFWQFGDGNTLTNTGANALDAVNHTYAAPGVYTVRLTMTSAHGCTAFTEKTVEVRPNPAPAFAATVVCNGSATAFTNNSTIANPPGLSVTPAIVQSEWIFGDGDSQIVAGTGNVSHTYATAGRYNVTLRTTSNAVPACITEITQVVDVYPIPVAAFTKTDVCAGTPTTFTNASTVAQPLGLAVLPQIATSVWDFGDGNTQTLTGANALDMVQHTYAAAGVYTVTLTVISNAPTSPAACSHTVTQTVEVRPNPVPDFAFLDDLCFTGAGIEFLNFSAIADPGGLAVTPEITESRWNFGDGSPLEVLTGANALDAVSHTYAAAGVYAVTLTVVSNTGCTVVLTKNITIHPQPVPNFTFTQVCHTAPTTFTNTSAVPLPIGFATAPQIVTSVWNFGDGNTQTLTGANALNAVSHTYAAAGVYTVRLTVTTDAPDACTQFVEYNVEVRPNPVAAFTSVGAACINPAGYVFTNTSSIADPGGLAAMPQIVESRWNFGDGSPLVVLTGANTMDDVTHVYALAGTYPVTLTVVSNTGCTHSFTQNFTVHPLPTAAFTAANICKDSPLTLTNTSTGVHALVSSVWDFGDGSPVVTLGGNDDATHTYAAFGTFTVTLTVTDINGCTHQTAQNITVHPRPAAAFTVPALRCETEAIAFTNTTNTFAAGTTYVWDFGDGDTSTDESPVKTYATAGTYTVMLTATNGFGCMDVFTQNVVIHPKPVLSFGGVIGTCAANLTLDAENPGSTYLWSTGATTRTINVTASGIYSVTVTSPAGCQITETVDVQLLSTINLNLGADREACGETFLDAGNSGSTYLWNTGATTRFIRVTETGTYSVTVTDGGGCQRTDEVFIRIKKQPFLQFPKSREILCRGEKLTLQPAINQNAVRYLWSTGETTRAIEVDKPGRYMLTVFSQDGCSAESWVDVAVGGPEPFEFPEEINKCFGEVEVLDARNFAPGTTFRWSDGSAARTLTVRRSGTYWVEVSKDGCTIRRSVRVNFAEEVKVPENQMEICGDETAVLDAGNAGSRYLWSTGATTQTIQARTAGVYVVQITTPQGCTSRHEIRLNVKPRLSVDLGQNRTSCQPVVLDAGNAGARFRWSDGSAGQTLRVSRSGTYTVTVMREGFCEAQSSVTVTIREPETLPVAELTLCEGDTETLEADAAQIYRWSTGATVRSISVRQAGSYRVEMTDAEGCVRVKDFIVRTRPKLTVDLGANQVSCTPVTLNAGNAGARFRWSDGSTGQTLRVSRSGIYTVTVMREGFCEATASVNITIEEPPLEVNLGDDREICEGETVTLDAGNPGMSYEWSTGETTRTITVSRAGVYRVRVRNGQCTATDEVEVKVNPLPQVQLPQEQQLCEGNSLELEINAQADVRYTWTREGGNFTASGNKVTITQTGRYTLTAVSNKGCTTVRTVNIIRNPQSIEAQFLSQSEVGVGEQVQFINVSHPAPNRHEWDFGDGNKSTAQNPVHSYAREGTFDVTLKVSNGVCEHTRTKRINVKRQGGRLPNDGLAQGAPPSAAFKGIVEARVFPNPARGKFTLDVKMGDEANVQIQFYDLRGVPVSETFEVQAKDFTREFDFGHLPTGLYLMKIVSDTQSLVLRVMKE